A genome region from Pseudomonas sp. N3-W includes the following:
- a CDS encoding TauD/TfdA family dioxygenase, translated as MSDQGIVVSRPYVALDHRHEELSARGWTVLSADELSDDVVGALEEFGQIIPQFNGQTAFAITRKPGYEDLPYSQSMNGIGPHTEAPVYGPPPRYLALHCHRQARCGGGHTGLVDGYEFLSFLETADPELREWINDTPVEFVATAKPGEPAQTRVKEFILTPTEDADVFRFSYNQFHYGDVNPSKEDLRQSQVASSSSPLARFARLGEAYFVQRNTPVLIPDGCMLIWDNWRMIHARSQYTDPARHLTRYWLA; from the coding sequence ATGTCAGACCAAGGGATTGTTGTGTCCAGACCTTATGTAGCCCTGGACCATCGCCATGAAGAATTGTCGGCCCGTGGCTGGACCGTACTGTCCGCCGATGAATTGTCCGATGATGTTGTCGGAGCACTCGAGGAGTTCGGTCAGATTATTCCGCAATTCAACGGACAAACAGCCTTCGCCATCACCCGCAAGCCGGGGTACGAAGACTTGCCGTACTCCCAGAGCATGAATGGCATCGGCCCACATACCGAAGCGCCGGTCTACGGGCCGCCGCCGCGCTATCTGGCACTGCATTGCCATCGTCAGGCACGCTGCGGCGGCGGGCATACCGGGCTGGTAGACGGCTATGAATTTCTGTCGTTCCTGGAAACGGCCGACCCCGAACTGCGCGAGTGGATCAACGACACGCCGGTGGAATTTGTCGCCACGGCCAAACCCGGTGAGCCCGCCCAGACCCGGGTCAAGGAATTCATCCTGACGCCGACCGAGGACGCAGATGTTTTCCGCTTCAGCTACAACCAGTTTCACTATGGCGATGTGAATCCATCGAAAGAGGATTTGCGGCAATCGCAGGTCGCCAGCAGCTCATCGCCACTGGCCCGGTTTGCCCGGTTGGGCGAGGCGTATTTCGTGCAGCGCAACACCCCGGTGCTGATCCCCGACGGCTGCATGTTGATCTGGGATAATTGGCGAATGATCCACGCCCGCAGCCAGTACACCGACCCGGCGCGCCACCTGACCCGCTATTGGCTGGCCTGA
- the yfcF gene encoding glutathione transferase yields MQVSGLQLYVGADHVSAFAMSVFVALKEKQLSFEQVAVDLKVRENYLAPYRNLSLTCKVPTLVHDGFALSESSAIAEYLDEIAPGPKRLLPLDIKQRARARQLQAWLRSDLLVIRKERPADLIYFGKKDSPLSDEARAAVARLFFVAEQLLSEGADHLFGEWSIADTDLAIMLNRLLANGDPVPARLAAYVRRQWDRDSVRAWMDIERTVPAIQ; encoded by the coding sequence ATGCAAGTCTCAGGTCTGCAACTGTATGTCGGGGCTGATCACGTCAGCGCTTTCGCCATGTCGGTATTTGTCGCGCTCAAGGAAAAGCAACTTTCATTTGAACAGGTTGCGGTGGATTTAAAGGTTCGCGAGAACTATCTGGCGCCTTATCGCAATCTGTCGCTGACCTGCAAGGTCCCGACCCTGGTACACGACGGCTTTGCCTTGTCGGAGTCATCGGCGATTGCCGAGTACCTGGATGAAATTGCACCGGGCCCTAAACGCCTGCTGCCGCTCGACATCAAACAACGCGCTCGCGCCCGCCAACTTCAGGCCTGGCTGCGCAGTGACTTGCTGGTGATTCGCAAGGAGCGCCCGGCCGACCTCATCTACTTCGGCAAGAAAGACAGCCCGCTCTCTGATGAAGCCCGGGCAGCGGTGGCCCGATTGTTTTTTGTCGCCGAACAGCTGTTGTCCGAAGGCGCGGACCACCTGTTTGGCGAGTGGAGCATCGCCGACACCGACCTGGCGATCATGCTCAACCGCCTGCTGGCCAACGGTGACCCGGTCCCCGCACGACTCGCCGCCTATGTGCGCCGCCAGTGGGACCGCGACAGCGTCCGGGCCTGGATGGACATCGAGCGCACCGTGCCTGCCATTCAGTAA
- a CDS encoding cupin domain-containing protein gives MDNVKGAFFSYKDFRQSLHHRPLSPRVWTGTALTQLRQSLASSELDIVALAHDDSLQGCEVTPGMGMAMQWLKPGTTLNGHSHAWWHLFVIQAGAGTLVLGDAEPVSVSPGDVLLVPAWTTHGFVNTSSTEPLAMLAMSNMPQMSQLSSFADSQGLITGQR, from the coding sequence ATGGATAACGTCAAGGGTGCATTTTTTTCATATAAGGACTTTCGTCAAAGTTTGCATCATCGTCCACTCAGTCCACGGGTCTGGACCGGCACAGCGCTGACGCAATTGCGCCAGTCGCTGGCCAGCAGCGAGCTGGATATTGTTGCCCTGGCCCACGACGACAGCCTGCAAGGGTGTGAGGTGACCCCCGGCATGGGCATGGCCATGCAATGGCTGAAACCGGGGACGACACTGAATGGGCACAGCCACGCCTGGTGGCATTTGTTTGTGATCCAGGCGGGCGCAGGTACCCTGGTGCTGGGCGATGCCGAGCCCGTCAGCGTTAGCCCCGGTGATGTGCTGCTGGTGCCGGCCTGGACCACCCACGGTTTCGTCAACACCAGCAGTACCGAGCCGCTGGCCATGCTGGCCATGAGCAACATGCCACAGATGTCACAGCTCTCAAGCTTTGCCGACAGCCAGGGGCTGATTACCGGACAGCGTTGA
- a CDS encoding acetyl-CoA carboxylase biotin carboxylase subunit family protein, giving the protein MSTTSCVVVVGYNGNRVHDIQKLRELCNRLYNARLILLVEQIQPEDHLVADHVCTTSLALADLADSVDLVAGCLDADDWKLIGVLPFSDRGVLLGAALATHYGLPGITPSQARAGLDKQVFRKLEALADSSPEHYRPVFSTRIESLAELRERVVELGGKAFIKPACEGASRGCRVIHHPSECEEAWQALKPYREDGIVLEELIQNAHEYSWEYVAGSTWVTEKTTTEGAYRAEIQQVVPAPLSADVQARLVAAGRHMSGLVSLDNGAYHNEIFLRSDGLTSAVETNMRPGGMHIWDLARRAFVDFDPWERWVRWAVEGTVEHFDPVPRGYCGIRLLTAPAGGILRAAPRIEALALELNIDLVEGLYAKQIGDSVSALVQDNTSFIGHIVLFNTDYAQLSDDLLRLAEAVESRIAVISLAPASIAVS; this is encoded by the coding sequence ATGAGTACGACTTCATGTGTAGTGGTGGTGGGCTACAACGGCAATCGGGTTCACGACATCCAGAAGCTGCGCGAACTGTGCAACAGGCTGTACAACGCGCGGCTGATCCTGCTGGTGGAGCAAATCCAGCCGGAAGATCACTTGGTAGCGGATCACGTCTGCACCACCTCGCTGGCACTGGCCGACCTGGCCGATTCTGTCGATCTGGTGGCCGGTTGCCTGGATGCCGATGACTGGAAACTGATCGGCGTACTGCCGTTTTCGGACCGGGGTGTGTTGCTTGGCGCAGCGCTGGCGACCCATTACGGCTTGCCCGGCATCACGCCTTCGCAAGCGCGAGCCGGGCTGGATAAGCAGGTGTTCCGCAAGCTTGAAGCGCTGGCAGACAGCTCACCCGAGCACTACCGTCCGGTATTTTCCACACGTATCGAGAGCCTGGCCGAGCTGCGTGAGCGGGTCGTCGAACTGGGTGGCAAAGCCTTCATCAAGCCGGCCTGCGAAGGCGCGAGTCGCGGTTGTCGGGTGATTCATCATCCCTCTGAGTGCGAAGAAGCCTGGCAGGCGCTCAAGCCTTATCGCGAGGACGGCATCGTCCTGGAAGAACTGATCCAGAACGCCCATGAATACAGCTGGGAATACGTCGCCGGCAGCACCTGGGTGACCGAAAAAACCACCACCGAAGGCGCCTATCGCGCCGAGATCCAGCAAGTGGTCCCGGCACCCTTGTCGGCCGACGTGCAGGCACGGCTGGTGGCGGCCGGTCGGCACATGTCCGGGCTGGTATCGCTGGATAACGGCGCCTATCACAACGAGATTTTCCTGCGCAGCGACGGCCTGACCTCGGCGGTGGAAACCAACATGCGCCCCGGCGGCATGCACATCTGGGACCTGGCGCGACGGGCATTTGTCGATTTCGACCCATGGGAACGCTGGGTCCGCTGGGCGGTGGAAGGCACCGTTGAGCACTTCGATCCGGTGCCTCGTGGCTATTGCGGCATTCGACTGCTCACGGCACCGGCCGGTGGCATCTTGCGCGCGGCCCCGCGCATCGAGGCGCTGGCGCTTGAACTGAACATCGACCTGGTGGAGGGCCTGTATGCCAAGCAAATAGGCGACTCGGTTAGCGCATTGGTGCAGGACAACACCTCGTTCATCGGCCACATCGTCCTGTTCAACACCGACTACGCCCAGCTCAGCGATGACTTGTTGCGCTTGGCAGAGGCGGTCGAATCGCGCATCGCGGTCATCAGCCTGGCCCCGGCATCGATTGCCGTGAGCTGA
- a CDS encoding branched-chain amino acid aminotransferase: MSGIPFDQREGVIWLDGEFVEWSEAKLHVLSHGLHYASTVYEGERVYGAKIFKLREHSERLYRSAQLMDFVIPYELAELEAASQQLLHHNKVIDGYLRPVAWRGSEMISTSARFNRVHVAIACWQWPSYFDPAARMAGIRLKTAGWRRPPPSSSPFEAKASGHYQIATLSKHDAEKNGFHDALMLDWRGHVAEATSANVFFVKGRTLHTPLPDCFLNGITRQTVIELARALDYPVVERTILPTELGDFDECFLTGTAAEITPVQSIDEHAYRPGNACRDLIAAYTSTVNA, translated from the coding sequence ATGAGCGGTATCCCGTTTGATCAGCGAGAAGGTGTTATCTGGCTCGACGGCGAGTTCGTCGAGTGGTCCGAGGCCAAGCTGCATGTGCTCAGTCATGGTCTGCATTACGCCAGTACCGTGTACGAAGGCGAGCGCGTCTACGGCGCAAAGATCTTCAAGCTGCGTGAGCACAGCGAGCGGCTGTATCGGTCGGCGCAATTGATGGACTTTGTCATTCCCTATGAGCTGGCCGAACTGGAAGCGGCCAGCCAGCAACTGCTGCACCATAACAAGGTGATTGACGGCTACTTGCGCCCGGTGGCCTGGCGCGGCAGTGAAATGATTTCGACCTCGGCGCGCTTCAATCGCGTGCACGTGGCCATCGCATGCTGGCAGTGGCCGAGTTACTTCGACCCGGCGGCGCGCATGGCCGGCATTCGTCTGAAAACGGCCGGATGGCGCCGTCCGCCGCCGAGCAGCAGCCCCTTCGAAGCCAAGGCGTCCGGGCATTACCAGATCGCCACATTGAGCAAACACGACGCAGAAAAAAACGGCTTCCACGATGCCTTGATGCTCGACTGGCGCGGCCACGTGGCCGAAGCCACCAGCGCCAATGTGTTCTTCGTCAAAGGCCGGACGCTGCACACGCCGCTGCCTGACTGCTTCCTCAACGGCATCACCCGCCAGACAGTCATCGAGTTGGCCAGGGCGCTGGATTATCCCGTCGTCGAAAGAACGATTCTGCCGACAGAGCTGGGCGACTTCGATGAGTGTTTCCTGACAGGCACCGCTGCTGAAATTACCCCGGTACAGAGCATCGACGAACACGCCTATCGACCGGGCAACGCCTGCCGCGACCTCATCGCCGCCTACACCTCAACCGTCAACGCCTGA
- a CDS encoding RidA family protein, with translation MIPHMTCDERFIALAKELDYDIYGESSVGGHYAPLVRHHDELYVSGLVPRVNGKIQYPGRVGLELTMGDAQAAASLSAMRGLALIVDAIGSLDKIKSLLRVTVYVKSTADFVDLSEVANGASDVFSHVLGDAGKHTRTTIGVYQLPKNAAIEVDMIVALRPSLL, from the coding sequence ATGATTCCGCACATGACTTGCGATGAACGCTTCATCGCCCTGGCCAAGGAGCTGGACTACGACATCTATGGAGAGAGTTCTGTAGGCGGGCACTACGCACCGCTGGTTCGCCATCATGATGAGCTCTATGTCAGCGGTCTGGTGCCGCGGGTCAACGGCAAGATTCAATACCCCGGCCGCGTGGGCCTGGAGCTGACCATGGGCGATGCCCAGGCCGCCGCCAGCCTCAGTGCCATGCGCGGGCTGGCCTTGATCGTCGATGCGATTGGCTCGCTGGATAAAATCAAGTCACTGTTGCGGGTTACCGTGTATGTGAAGTCCACGGCGGACTTTGTGGACCTCAGTGAAGTGGCTAACGGCGCATCGGACGTGTTCAGCCATGTGTTGGGCGATGCGGGGAAACATACGCGTACGACAATCGGTGTTTACCAGTTGCCAAAAAATGCGGCCATTGAAGTAGATATGATCGTGGCCTTGCGTCCGTCGCTGTTATAA
- a CDS encoding KamA family radical SAM protein: protein MHGLSEPQRYKPYNSRSIRETPYWQKLTPALQEAMTVVARVMPFRTNDYVLSTLIDWDNIPDDPIFRMTFPHKDMLLADEYQSLKQLIEEGDAAAIKRRIEAIWLRMNPHPAGQLTHNGVSLDGKVLPGIQHKYRETVLFFPGAGQTCHAYCTFCFRWAQFIGEEELKFNARESQELLSYLRVHTEVTDVLITGGDPMIMNTRSLASYIEPLLQLPHLKSIRIGTKSVAYWPQRFVSDKDAPELLDLFKRIIAAGKNLSIMGHYNHPVELRQDMARQAVERIRSTGATLRMQAPVIRHINENPADWAALWTEGVRLGAIPYYMFVERDTGPSHYFAMPLARAFEIFQAAYRTVSGLARTVRGPSMSTFYGKVLINGIETVAGEKVFVLQFLQARNPQWVLRTFYARFDPQVTWFDDLRPAFGERSFFFQTEVAAPPELIPVLLQTA from the coding sequence ATGCACGGACTGTCGGAGCCACAAAGATACAAACCCTATAACTCGCGCAGTATTCGCGAGACGCCGTACTGGCAAAAACTGACGCCAGCGTTGCAGGAAGCCATGACCGTGGTTGCCAGGGTCATGCCATTTCGCACCAACGACTACGTACTGAGCACATTGATCGACTGGGACAACATCCCGGACGATCCGATTTTTCGTATGACCTTCCCCCACAAGGACATGTTGCTGGCGGACGAGTATCAGTCCCTCAAGCAACTGATCGAGGAGGGTGATGCCGCCGCCATCAAGCGGCGGATCGAAGCGATATGGCTGCGGATGAACCCGCACCCGGCCGGACAACTCACCCATAACGGCGTCAGCCTCGACGGAAAAGTCCTGCCCGGTATTCAGCACAAGTACCGCGAGACCGTGTTGTTTTTCCCCGGTGCCGGTCAGACGTGTCACGCCTATTGCACCTTCTGTTTTCGCTGGGCGCAGTTCATCGGCGAGGAAGAACTGAAATTCAACGCCCGCGAATCCCAGGAGTTGCTCAGCTACCTGCGGGTACACACCGAGGTCACCGATGTGCTGATTACCGGCGGCGATCCGATGATCATGAACACTCGATCCCTGGCCAGTTACATCGAGCCGCTGCTGCAATTGCCGCACCTGAAGAGCATCCGCATCGGCACCAAATCCGTGGCGTACTGGCCGCAGCGCTTTGTCAGTGACAAGGATGCGCCCGAGCTGCTGGATCTGTTCAAACGGATCATCGCGGCGGGGAAAAACCTGTCGATCATGGGCCACTACAACCACCCGGTGGAGCTGCGCCAGGACATGGCGCGCCAGGCCGTCGAGCGCATTCGTTCCACGGGGGCGACCTTGCGCATGCAGGCACCGGTGATCCGCCACATCAACGAAAACCCCGCTGACTGGGCTGCACTGTGGACCGAAGGCGTACGCCTGGGCGCGATCCCTTATTACATGTTCGTCGAGCGCGACACCGGCCCCAGCCACTACTTCGCGATGCCGCTGGCCCGGGCGTTCGAGATTTTCCAGGCGGCCTACCGAACGGTGTCCGGCCTGGCGCGCACGGTGCGTGGACCGTCCATGAGTACCTTCTACGGCAAGGTGTTGATCAACGGCATCGAGACCGTGGCCGGGGAAAAAGTCTTCGTGTTGCAGTTTCTTCAGGCACGCAATCCGCAGTGGGTGTTGCGCACGTTCTATGCGCGTTTCGACCCGCAAGTGACCTGGTTCGATGACCTGCGCCCGGCGTTTGGCGAGCGCTCGTTCTTCTTTCAGACCGAGGTTGCGGCGCCCCCCGAATTGATACCGGTGCTGCTCCAAACGGCGTAG